The Cervus elaphus chromosome 20, mCerEla1.1, whole genome shotgun sequence genomic interval GCCGCAGGTAGGCCTCCCCCGGGCCGAGGGAGGCGAGCGCGGTTCCCGGCCCTGCCAAGGCCAGCAGCGGCTCTGCGGGCagcgggccggggccggggcgcgTCGCGGGCAGCCCCAGGCGGTCGGGCGGCGGTGAGTAGAGCGGCGGGGAGGCGGTGCAGGGCGAGAAGGCGGCGTCGGGGGCCGCGCAGCAAGGCGGCTCGGGGGCGCCTAGCCCTGCCAGCTCGGGCGGCAGGCTCACCAGGCTGTCGACGCTGAAGAGGCGCGCGGGCGGCGCGGAGCCGGGGGCGGCCGGGGGCGGCGGCGCGAGCAGCGCGGGCCCGGGGCCGGGAGCGTAGGGCCCGTAGGGGAAGGGCGGCGGGCCGGCGGCCGGCGGCGGGGCCGGGAGCACGGGCAGCTCGGCGCGCTTGAAGCGCTTGCGGCGCCGCAGGAAGCTGCCGTTGTCGAACATGTCGGCGGCCGCCGGGTCGAGCGTCCAGTAGTTTCCCTTGCCCGGGTTGCCCGGCTCGCGAGGCACCTTGACGAAGCAGTCGTTGAGCGTGAGGTTGTGGCGGATGCTGTTCTGCCACTTGCGCGGGCTGTCGCGGTAGAAAGCGAAGCGCTCGGTGATGAAGCGGTA includes:
- the FOXE3 gene encoding forkhead box protein E3; protein product: MEPPAAFSGFPAPPSVAPSGPPPSPLAGAEPGPEPEEAAAGRGEPEPAPAPGPGRRRRRPLQRGKPPYSYIALIAMALAHAPGRRLTLAAIYRFITERFAFYRDSPRKWQNSIRHNLTLNDCFVKVPREPGNPGKGNYWTLDPAAADMFDNGSFLRRRKRFKRAELPVLPAPPPAAGPPPFPYGPYAPGPGPALLAPPPPAAPGSAPPARLFSVDSLVSLPPELAGLGAPEPPCCAAPDAAFSPCTASPPLYSPPPDRLGLPATRPGPGPLPAEPLLALAGPGTALASLGPGEAYLRPPGYAPGLERYL